GCTGACCCGCGCGCCCGGCGACCGACTTCGAGTGCTGGAACTCGCGAAGGTGCTCGGGTGGGAGAAGAGCCGTGTGTCGCACCATCTCTCGCGCATGGCCAAGCGCGGCCTGGTCGCCAGGGAGGAGTGCCTCGACGACGGACGCGGGGCGTACATGATGGTGACCGCGGCCGGCCGTGCGGCCCTGGAGAACGCCGCGCCCCAGCACGTGGAGGACGTCCGGCGTCTGTTTCTGGACCACCTCTCGCCCGGCCAGATCACGCTGCTGGCGGAGATCACCGACTCGGTCATCGAGAAGATCGACATCAATTAGCCGGCGCAGCGCGCCCGAGAAGCGATCCGTGGTTTGACTGACGAAGCGCCGACCACCCGACAGTCGAAGGCGGCGGACGACGTGGTCCGCTCACCGCCCCGGGGAACCTCAGGAGACCGGGCAACCCCGCCGGGATCACTCACGTCGCTCGCGCCCTCGCCTCCACGGACTCGTCGGCCGCCCTGCTCTCGCCTCGGCTTCCCCCTGGGCGAGCAGCTCCAGGAAGCCGTCGTCACGCTGCTGCACGGCCTCCCGGCCCCGGCCTTCGAATTCCTGCTGCTGGCCGTGCACGCGGGAACCGATCGGATGGACACCCTGCTGAAGGCGGCCCGGCTCGCCGACGTCCCCGCCGCCGCGCCGGCGTCGGCAGAGTCCGCCGGGCTTGATCGGCGTGGAAGCGGGGCAGCTGCGTTTCCGGCATCCGCTGGTGCCCTCGGCGGTGCACTGGAGCGCCTCCTTCACTCAGCGACGCCGGGTGCACCTCGCCCTGGCCGAGTCGTTCGTCGGCGCCCCCTACGAACGCGCCCCGCACCGCGCGGCCGTCTCCGCGCAACCGGACGAGTCCACGGCCGCCGCGCTGGAAGAAGGCGCGACCGACGACCTCCCGCAGGCCGTCGCCGTCCTGGAGACGGCCGCCGACCTCAGTCCGGCCCGACGGGACCAGATCCGCAGACTGATCAAAGCGGCCCACGCGGCGGCGATGCGCGGACAGACCCCCGTACTGCGCGGCCTCGTCAGACGGATCATCGCCCTGCCGGCGGACGCGGAGCACGCCGCGTCCGCGCGTGCGCTGGAGGCACGGCTCGCCTGTCTCACCGAAGGGGTGCCGGCCCACGCCCTCTCGCTGCTCACCAGCTCGGTGACCGCCAGGCACACACAGTGGCCCGCCGCCCTTCCTGCCACTGCCGACAGCCGTCGTGGCGGAGCGCTCGGCGGGGCCGCCGCCCCGGACGGCGGAATGAACGCGTTCGCCGATTGTTGAAAGCGGCATGAAAAAGATCGGGTTCCTGTCCTTCGGACACTGGACGCCGTCGCCGCACTCGAAGACGCGTTCCGCGTCGGACTCGCTGCTGCAGGCCATCGACCTCGCCGTCGCCGCGGAGGAGCTGGGTGCGGACGGCGCCTACTTCCGCGTCCACCACTTCGCACGACAGCACGCCTCACCGTTCCCGCTCCTCGCCGCCATCGGCGCGCGCACCAGCCGGATCGAGATCGGCACGGGTGTGATCGACATGCGCTACGAGAACCCGCTGTACATGGCGGAGGACGCGGGCGCGGCCGACCTCATCGCGGGGGGTCGGCTCCAGCTCGGCCTCAGCCGGGGCTCACCGGAGCAGGTGATCGACGGCTGGCGCCACTTCGGCTACCGGCCGCCGGAGGGCGGCACCGACGCCGACCTGGCCCGTGCCCACACCGAGGAACTGCTCCAGGCCCTCACCGGGGTGGGGTTCGCGGAGCCGCACCCCAGTCCGATGTTCGCCAACCCGCCGGGGCCGCTGCGCATCGAACCGCACTCTGAGGATCTGCGCGACCGGATCTGGTGGGGTTCCGGCTCGAACGCCACCGCGGTCTGGGCCGCCGGGCTCGGGATGAACATGCAGAGCTCGACCCTCAAGGACGACGAGAGCGGCGAGCCGCTCCACGTCCAGCAGCGCAAGCAGATCGAGGCGTACCACGAGGCATGGCGCGCCGCGGGCCACTCGCGCACGCCCAGGGTGTCGGTCAGCCGCAGCGTCTTCCCGCTCGTCGACGAGCGGGACCGTGCGTACTTCGGCCGGGACCGCGACTCGAAGGACCAGATCGGCTACATCGACGCCGACACCCGCAGCATCTTCGGCCGCTCCTACGCCGCCGAGCCCGATGCGCTCGTCAAGCAGCTGGCCGAGGACGAGGCTGTCGCCGCAGCCGACACGCTGCTGCTGACCGTGCCCAACCAGCTCGGCGTCGACTACAACGCGCATGTCCTCGACAGCATCCTGACGCACGTCGCGCCGGCTCTCGGCTGGCGCTGAGGAACGGAGCCGAGGCGGGCGCCGCCCGGCGAAGCCGCGTCCCACACGGACGCCGGGGACCCGGCGGCGCCTTCGCCCGGCGGCGATTGGAATGCGCCGCCAAACCGCACCAAAAGCGACATCACACCCGTCCAGCCACAGACGCCACGGCGATCATCCCCCGACGTCATCACGCAAGAGCAAGGCAGATGACACTTCAACTTGTTAGTTGACACGTCATCTTCTTGGTTCTAATGTGATTGAACGCAAAACGGACCAGCGGGCGGGCAGGCCGCCACGAACACAGGAGAGACGTCATGGGACAGCTGCACGGCAAGACGGTCGTCATCACCGGTGGCACCAGCGGCATCGGGCTGGCGACGGCCCAGCGCTTCGCGCAAGAGGGCGCCCACGTCTACATCACGGGTCGCCGCAAGGAGGTCCTCGACCAGGCCGCCGAGCAGATCGGCGGCAACGTCACCCCGGTCCAGGCCGACAGCTCCAACCTGGCCGACCTCGACCGCCTGTACGCCACCGTCGCCGAGGCCGGGCACCAGATCGACGTCCTGTTCGCCAACGCGGGCGGCGGCGAGTTCGCCCCCCTCGACCAGGTCACCGAGGAGCACTTCGACAGCACCTTCGACAGCAACGTGAAGGGCACCGTCTTCACCGTGCAGAAGGCGCTCCCCCACCTGGTCGACGGCGCCTCCGTCATCCTCACGGGCTCCATCGCCGGCGTCTCCGGCGACCCGGCCTTCGGTGTCTACGGCGCCTCCAAGGCCGCCATCCGCTCCTTCTCCCGCACGTGGGCCAACGAGCTCAGCGGGCGCGGCATCCGCGTCAACACCATCTCCCCCGGCCCCATCACCACCCCCGGGCTCAACAGTCTCGCCGCGGACGAGGAAGGTGCCGCGCAGCTGCGAGAGACCCTCACCGGCATCGTCCCCCTCGGCCGCATGGGCCAGCCGGAGGAAGTCGCCAACCTTGCGCTGTTCCTCGCCACGGACCAGTCCAGCTTCATCACCGGCACCGAGATCTTCGTCGACGGTGGTGCCAAGCAGGTGTAAAGCGGCCCAACCCCGCGAGGCAACGGGGCCGTGGCACTCCGTCCCGGCCCCGCCGCCTCCCGGCCGTGGGCCCGCCGGCCCACCGCTCAGGCGGCGCGATCGCGGCGCAGGTGCCCGAGGCGCCATGAGGCAAGTAGGTGATGTATCAACTTGATAGGGGGGTCATGACCGCTGAACCACCCCGCTGGCTGACGGGGGTCGAAGAACAGGCCTGGCGGGGCCTGCTGAGTGTGTTCGAGCGCCTCATCACACGTACCGGGCAGCCCCTGCAGACCGAGTACGGACTGTCCGCCGCGGACTACATGATGCTCGCCGAGCTGACCCGTGTGCCCGGCGGCAGGCTCCGCGTCCTGGAGCTCGCCAAGGAACTGGGGTGGGAGAAGAGCAGGGTGTCCCACCACATGGCACGGATGGCGAGGCGCGGTCTGGTCGACCGCGAGACGTGCGCCTACGACCGCCGCGGGGTGTACGTGAGCGTGACACCGGCCGGCTACGAGGTCATGTCGGCGGCGACCCGGCGTCACGCGAACGACGTTCGCCGACTTTTCTTCGACCACCTCACCTCCGCTCAGGTGACCCAACTGGCAGAGATCACCGATACGGTGCTGGACGTTCTCGCGGGGTTGCCCGTCCGCGACTGATGCGCCGGGTCCGCGGTCGTGCAGGTGTCACCGGTGGTCCCCGTCCGCGTCCCGCGCGGACAGGGCGTCCCTGAGAGCCCCGCGAGAGGTGATGCCGAGCTTCGGATAGATGCGGATAGCCCGCCTGGCGGCCGCCGGTCTGTCCAACCGGGAGATCGCCGGCCGACTCCGAATCTCCCCGCGCACCGTCGCCTCGCGCCTGGACGACGCGTTCGCCCGGATGACAGGAGGCGAACCCTGGGACGTCATGCGTCCGGCCATGTCAGCCTTCTACGTGTACGCGCTGGGCGGCACCG
The Streptomyces sp. CGMCC 4.7035 DNA segment above includes these coding regions:
- a CDS encoding MarR family winged helix-turn-helix transcriptional regulator, with the protein product MEEAPRWLSPVEERAWRGMLRMHDLLVNQAGRTLQSEFGLSATDYSVLAELTRAPGDRLRVLELAKVLGWEKSRVSHHLSRMAKRGLVAREECLDDGRGAYMMVTAAGRAALENAAPQHVEDVRRLFLDHLSPGQITLLAEITDSVIEKIDIN
- a CDS encoding LLM class flavin-dependent oxidoreductase — its product is MKKIGFLSFGHWTPSPHSKTRSASDSLLQAIDLAVAAEELGADGAYFRVHHFARQHASPFPLLAAIGARTSRIEIGTGVIDMRYENPLYMAEDAGAADLIAGGRLQLGLSRGSPEQVIDGWRHFGYRPPEGGTDADLARAHTEELLQALTGVGFAEPHPSPMFANPPGPLRIEPHSEDLRDRIWWGSGSNATAVWAAGLGMNMQSSTLKDDESGEPLHVQQRKQIEAYHEAWRAAGHSRTPRVSVSRSVFPLVDERDRAYFGRDRDSKDQIGYIDADTRSIFGRSYAAEPDALVKQLAEDEAVAAADTLLLTVPNQLGVDYNAHVLDSILTHVAPALGWR
- a CDS encoding glucose 1-dehydrogenase, which gives rise to MGQLHGKTVVITGGTSGIGLATAQRFAQEGAHVYITGRRKEVLDQAAEQIGGNVTPVQADSSNLADLDRLYATVAEAGHQIDVLFANAGGGEFAPLDQVTEEHFDSTFDSNVKGTVFTVQKALPHLVDGASVILTGSIAGVSGDPAFGVYGASKAAIRSFSRTWANELSGRGIRVNTISPGPITTPGLNSLAADEEGAAQLRETLTGIVPLGRMGQPEEVANLALFLATDQSSFITGTEIFVDGGAKQV
- a CDS encoding MarR family winged helix-turn-helix transcriptional regulator is translated as MTAEPPRWLTGVEEQAWRGLLSVFERLITRTGQPLQTEYGLSAADYMMLAELTRVPGGRLRVLELAKELGWEKSRVSHHMARMARRGLVDRETCAYDRRGVYVSVTPAGYEVMSAATRRHANDVRRLFFDHLTSAQVTQLAEITDTVLDVLAGLPVRD